One segment of Nitrosopumilus sp. DNA contains the following:
- the radA gene encoding DNA repair and recombination protein RadA, producing the protein MVEDLRLDSLEGVGPVTTRKLSDAGIHNVMDLIVRGPVEIAEITGMEKDTADKIVNKARQHLVEGGLIAKDFVSASEIYKHRQSIGKITTGTNCLDTLFDGGIETQALTEVYGEFGCGKTQFAHTMSVMVQKSKEEGGLEGSVLYIDTENTFRPERIVSIAQAHEMDPEKVLDNIIVARAYNSAHQVLILEEAGPIIEEHNVKLIVADSAVGLFRSEYLGRGTLSTRQQKLNHFVHLLSRIAETYNCAAIATNQVMASPDVFFGDPTRPIGGNVVAHTSTYRIYFKKSGKKRIARMVDSPHHPEEEVIFALGEAGVIDPEDAEKKTKKTTKKATTKKTKEEATVETPEVEATVETPEVEATVETPEVEATVETPEDAPAKSAKEKSVESTSAESDDSEPIEE; encoded by the coding sequence ATGGTAGAAGATTTAAGATTAGATAGTTTAGAGGGCGTAGGTCCTGTAACTACAAGAAAATTATCCGATGCAGGTATCCACAACGTCATGGATCTCATCGTCAGAGGTCCTGTAGAAATTGCAGAAATCACTGGAATGGAAAAGGATACTGCTGACAAAATTGTCAATAAAGCCCGTCAACATTTAGTTGAAGGTGGGTTAATTGCCAAAGATTTTGTTAGTGCAAGTGAAATTTACAAACACAGACAAAGTATAGGTAAAATTACAACAGGTACAAACTGTCTTGATACATTATTTGATGGTGGAATTGAAACTCAAGCATTAACAGAAGTGTATGGTGAATTTGGTTGTGGTAAGACACAATTTGCTCATACAATGTCTGTAATGGTTCAAAAAAGTAAAGAAGAAGGTGGTCTTGAAGGCAGCGTTTTGTATATTGATACTGAAAACACTTTTCGACCTGAAAGGATTGTGTCTATTGCACAAGCTCATGAGATGGATCCAGAAAAAGTACTTGATAACATCATAGTAGCACGTGCATACAACAGTGCGCACCAAGTACTAATCCTAGAAGAAGCTGGTCCAATAATTGAAGAGCATAATGTAAAACTAATTGTTGCAGATTCTGCAGTTGGATTATTCCGTTCTGAATATCTTGGACGAGGTACACTATCTACAAGACAACAAAAACTAAATCACTTTGTTCATCTGCTGTCTAGAATTGCAGAGACATACAATTGTGCTGCAATTGCAACCAACCAAGTAATGGCTTCCCCTGATGTTTTCTTTGGAGATCCAACACGTCCAATTGGTGGAAATGTAGTTGCACATACAAGTACCTACAGAATCTACTTTAAGAAATCAGGTAAAAAACGAATTGCCAGAATGGTGGATAGTCCTCATCATCCAGAAGAAGAAGTCATCTTTGCATTAGGTGAAGCAGGAGTCATAGACCCTGAAGATGCAGAGAAAAAGACCAAAAAGACTACTAAAAAGGCAACTACCAAAAAGACCAAAGAAGAGGCTACAGTAGAAACACCAGAAGTAGAGGCTACAGTAGAAACACCAGAAGTAGAGGCTACAGTAGAAACACCAGAAGTAGAGGCTACAGTAGAAACACCGGAAGACGCTCCTGCAAAAAGTGCTAAAGAAAAATCTGTAGAATCTACAAGTGCAGAATCTGATGATTCTGAACCAATAGAAGAGTAA
- a CDS encoding RNA polymerase Rpb4, with protein sequence MEEIKKKQAISLSEVKEILGKVDPEEMDQIQRWTFDYVSKFVSIDPKDAKEMKKRLIKECELTEDEAVEIVNIRPTSLAELRSFTFGWKKLILAETLEKMLKIIKEHS encoded by the coding sequence ATGGAAGAAATAAAAAAGAAACAAGCTATTTCTCTATCAGAAGTTAAAGAAATTTTAGGAAAAGTTGATCCTGAAGAGATGGACCAAATTCAACGTTGGACATTTGATTATGTTTCAAAATTTGTATCTATAGATCCAAAAGATGCCAAAGAAATGAAAAAACGACTCATTAAAGAATGTGAATTAACAGAAGATGAAGCTGTTGAGATTGTAAACATTAGACCAACAAGTTTAGCTGAATTACGTTCTTTTACATTTGGTTGGAAAAAACTAATTCTTGCTGAGACACTAGAAAAAATGCTCAAGATAATCAAGGAGCACTCGTAA
- a CDS encoding 50S ribosomal protein L21, with protein MATKKSHGRSHGFKHKSRSVMKKDSPRGVSFLLREYHEGQQALVIIDPRQHKGLPHRRYHGKVGVVTKVGRRAITLDVKLGDKSKTLITRLDHIKPFGV; from the coding sequence ATGGCAACTAAGAAATCTCATGGTCGTTCACATGGATTTAAACACAAATCCCGATCTGTTATGAAAAAAGACTCCCCAAGAGGAGTTTCATTCTTACTTCGTGAATATCATGAGGGTCAGCAAGCACTTGTCATCATTGATCCAAGACAGCACAAGGGACTGCCACACAGACGATATCACGGTAAAGTAGGTGTCGTTACTAAGGTTGGAAGACGCGCAATAACCCTTGATGTCAAATTAGGTGATAAATCGAAAACCTTAATCACTAGATTGGATCACATAAAACCATTCGGTGTATAG
- the rlmN gene encoding 23S rRNA (adenine(2503)-C(2))-methyltransferase RlmN, protein MTDLYRFLPEEMEKLVMDMGYPRYRADQILLPLYYKFPKDINDIPQLPKKLREELTEAGYTIGSAKEIHRIVSDDGETTKLLLNLSNDNNVETVLMQYPSTKIGGHPRSTICVSTQIGCAMGCVFCATGQMGFETNLKAEHIVSQVIHFAEILEKRGEHVTNLVFMGMGEPMANYDEMIRAIRILTHDRGFGLGQRHITVSTIGIVSGIDKLADEHLQIGLAISLHSPNNKLRKELVPTAGPNSVEDIIDAGRRYFKKTGRRVTFEYALMEGVNDSPEIAKELAKLLKGNGSHVNLIPINPTAGDFKRPSKARVLEFERILSESGVNCTVRVEKGTEISAACGQLRTDIIG, encoded by the coding sequence ATGACAGATCTTTATCGATTTCTTCCTGAAGAGATGGAAAAACTAGTAATGGATATGGGCTATCCTAGATATCGAGCTGATCAAATCCTACTTCCATTATATTACAAATTTCCAAAAGACATCAATGATATACCACAACTTCCCAAAAAATTACGAGAAGAACTAACAGAAGCGGGATACACAATTGGTTCTGCTAAAGAGATTCATAGAATTGTAAGTGATGATGGAGAGACAACAAAGCTATTACTCAATTTATCTAATGATAATAATGTGGAAACAGTTTTGATGCAATATCCTTCAACTAAAATTGGTGGTCATCCAAGATCAACAATCTGTGTTTCAACTCAAATAGGATGTGCAATGGGGTGTGTGTTTTGTGCAACAGGACAGATGGGATTTGAAACAAATCTCAAAGCTGAACATATTGTATCTCAAGTGATTCATTTTGCAGAAATTTTAGAGAAACGAGGGGAACATGTTACAAATTTGGTGTTTATGGGAATGGGTGAACCAATGGCAAACTATGATGAAATGATTAGAGCAATACGAATTTTAACACATGATAGAGGATTCGGACTAGGACAACGACATATCACAGTTTCTACAATAGGTATTGTATCTGGAATCGATAAACTAGCTGATGAACATCTACAGATTGGTCTTGCTATATCACTTCATTCTCCAAACAACAAATTACGAAAGGAATTAGTTCCTACTGCAGGACCAAATTCTGTTGAAGATATTATTGATGCCGGAAGACGTTATTTCAAAAAAACTGGAAGACGAGTGACTTTTGAATATGCCTTGATGGAGGGAGTTAATGACTCTCCTGAAATTGCAAAAGAACTTGCCAAACTTTTGAAAGGAAATGGTTCTCATGTTAATCTAATTCCAATTAATCCTACTGCAGGGGATTTTAAGAGACCATCAAAGGCAAGAGTACTTGAATTTGAGAGAATTTTGTCTGAATCTGGTGTAAATTGTACTGTGAGAGTGGAGAAAGGAACTGAGATCTCTGCTGCTTGTGGACAACTGCGAACCGATATTATTGGCTAA